A single Cellulomonas sp. SLBN-39 DNA region contains:
- a CDS encoding SRPBCC domain-containing protein — protein sequence MTTTTHVPYRLEIAVEVPGTPEQVWQAVATAQGMSAWFLPTQIEEREGGALHFAMGPGMGSDGHVVRWDPPQRLVYEEDWAALMGKDPTELSPMTSEFVVEARSGGTCVVRVTTSGFGTGADWEQEWWDDMGDQWRPYFDHLRVYLAHFTGQEATQVEASASHPVDVATLWSTVVGTLGVGDAGTTLDVRGSTGTVERVGTRQVLVRLTAPVPGMLSVFAYGEADDRATVAVRAYLFSPDAPEHARREEPAWQEWLRGLPVPV from the coding sequence GTGACCACCACCACCCACGTCCCGTACCGCCTGGAGATCGCCGTCGAGGTGCCCGGCACCCCGGAGCAGGTCTGGCAGGCCGTCGCCACCGCCCAGGGCATGAGCGCGTGGTTCCTGCCCACGCAGATCGAGGAGCGCGAGGGCGGTGCGCTGCACTTCGCCATGGGGCCCGGCATGGGCTCCGACGGCCACGTCGTGCGGTGGGACCCGCCGCAGCGGCTCGTCTACGAGGAGGACTGGGCCGCCCTCATGGGCAAGGACCCCACCGAGCTCAGCCCCATGACGTCGGAGTTCGTCGTCGAGGCGCGGTCCGGCGGCACGTGCGTCGTGCGCGTCACGACCAGCGGGTTCGGCACGGGTGCCGACTGGGAGCAGGAGTGGTGGGACGACATGGGCGACCAGTGGCGGCCCTACTTCGACCACCTGCGCGTGTACCTCGCGCACTTCACCGGGCAGGAGGCCACGCAGGTCGAGGCCTCGGCGTCGCACCCCGTGGACGTCGCCACCCTGTGGTCGACCGTGGTCGGGACGCTGGGCGTGGGCGACGCGGGCACGACGCTCGACGTGCGCGGGTCCACCGGCACCGTGGAGCGGGTCGGCACCCGCCAGGTGCTGGTGCGGCTGACCGCACCCGTCCCGGGCATGCTCAGCGTCTTCGCGTACGGCGAGGCCGACGACCGGGCCACCGTCGCGGTGCGCGCGTACCTGTTCTCCCCCGACGCGCCCGAGCACGCGCGCCGCGAGGAGCCGGCCTGGCAGGAGTGGCTGCGCGGGCTGCCGGTCCCGGTCTGA
- a CDS encoding helix-turn-helix domain-containing protein yields MQDIEVIEDAGTAAAALDPVRARLLAELAEPASAAGLAARVGITRQKVNYHLRALEAVGLVELAEERRHGGITERVLRASAASYVVSPAAVSTSAADPDAAADRMSAGYLVALAGRVVREVGALARQASTTGRRLPTLTVDTQIGFRTAADRAAFADDLTAAVLELAARYHHDDGRPHRLVVAAHPLPEETP; encoded by the coding sequence GTGCAGGACATCGAGGTCATCGAGGACGCAGGCACCGCGGCGGCGGCGCTGGACCCCGTGCGGGCCCGGCTGCTGGCCGAGCTGGCCGAGCCGGCGTCGGCCGCAGGGCTCGCCGCCCGCGTCGGGATCACGCGGCAGAAGGTGAACTACCACCTGCGCGCCCTCGAGGCCGTGGGGCTGGTCGAGCTCGCCGAGGAGCGACGGCACGGGGGCATCACCGAGCGCGTGCTGCGGGCGTCGGCCGCGTCGTACGTCGTCTCCCCCGCCGCGGTCAGCACGTCGGCGGCCGACCCGGACGCCGCCGCCGACCGGATGTCCGCCGGGTACCTCGTCGCGCTCGCCGGCCGGGTCGTGCGCGAGGTCGGCGCGCTCGCCCGGCAGGCCTCGACCACCGGACGCCGCCTGCCGACGCTGACCGTCGACACGCAGATCGGGTTCCGCACCGCCGCCGACCGCGCGGCGTTCGCGGACGACCTCACCGCCGCGGTGCTCGAGCTGGCCGCGCGCTACCACCACGACGACGGGCGCCCGCACCGGCTCGTCGTCGCCGCCCACCCGCTGCCCGAGGAGACCCCGTGA